In a genomic window of Candidatus Polarisedimenticolaceae bacterium:
- a CDS encoding DUF2277 domain-containing protein produces the protein MCRNIRTLFNFEPPATDEEIRAASLQFVRKLSGFQQPSRANQAAFERAVAEVADSARVLLASLVTQAHPRDREVEAERARARSRERFGL, from the coding sequence ATGTGCCGCAACATCCGGACGCTGTTCAACTTCGAGCCCCCCGCCACCGACGAGGAGATCCGCGCCGCGTCGCTGCAGTTCGTGCGGAAGCTGAGCGGCTTCCAGCAGCCCTCGCGGGCGAACCAGGCGGCGTTCGAACGGGCCGTCGCCGAGGTCGCGGACTCGGCGCGCGTTCTCCTCGCCTCGCTGGTGACCCAGGCGCACCCTCGCGACCGTGAGGTCGAGGCGGAGAGGGCCAGGGCGAGGTCGCGGGAGAGGTTCGGTCTGAA
- a CDS encoding Rid family detoxifying hydrolase produces the protein MNRPHRSLWTALLLTLFVPAHAAERKPIEYLDSGKVFPAGLPFSEAVRVGNTLYLSGQIGLVPGSMKLVPGGIQAESKQTMDNIKSSLEAHGYTLGDVVKCTVMLADIAEWGTFNEVYKTYFEKRYPARSALGANGLALGARVEVECLAAKGK, from the coding sequence GTGAACCGACCCCACCGGTCGTTGTGGACGGCGCTGCTGCTCACGCTCTTCGTCCCGGCCCATGCCGCCGAGCGCAAGCCGATCGAATACCTCGATTCCGGGAAGGTCTTCCCCGCCGGCCTTCCCTTCTCGGAGGCCGTGCGCGTGGGGAACACGCTCTACCTATCCGGCCAGATCGGCCTCGTTCCCGGGTCGATGAAGCTGGTCCCCGGCGGGATCCAGGCCGAGTCGAAGCAGACGATGGACAACATCAAGTCCTCCCTCGAGGCCCACGGCTACACCCTCGGCGACGTCGTGAAGTGCACCGTCATGCTCGCGGACATCGCGGAGTGGGGGACCTTCAACGAGGTCTACAAGACCTACTTCGAGAAGCGGTACCCGGCGCGCAGCGCCTTGGGCGCGAACGGCCTGGCGCTCGGCGCGCGGGTCGAGGTCGAGTGTCTGGCGGCGAAGGGGAAGTGA
- a CDS encoding tetratricopeptide repeat protein — translation MRSFLPLLAILAVAPAALAAPPGLAELPARLDALERSTDPAAAAASMDELGIEVAQTGAEGSIAAAEGCFRRALAVRTNAFGERHPETAKSWSTLSDFAYVLGNWEDAEAHERTALAIRRDTLPAGDPAIAASLDSLGIVLLRMGRLGEAEALLAEAEKIRVGDASGDPAKLAETRNSLAELYRQQDRLDESEAVFRRALAKLAGGPDPTGVAARLENNLAGLLKDRGRLAEAEDLVRRSLEKRERAEEPDDGAMSVGLLNLAEILRLQGNPDGAEPLYLRSLELARKALGPGNPDLSTHLGQLAVLYRDSGRRTRARELFDEAQRLLAGTVGEEHPLTAQILDDRGRLEEMAERKDEAAALYRRALAIREAIFGADHFDTASTRASLARVLGSIEEAGKAIDALERLAAYPDVVARTRRLRATLLRSRGDLAEAERDLTAAAGAIETLRRDAGGGETARSAALARHRETFVELIDLLASQGRFSEAFAWSERARARALLDQLEAANVDVRSGIAGDRRKELEAKERAARTRLAEAQARLGSVPFRTDLPEERRRALAEAARAEAADAAAALRQVREETLNASALWREATGGPAANPDAVLRPDEVMLAYVVGEASSWAFVVKPGAPPTAVSLGREGRRSALDDALEGPAGVLDRISRPPRAGFDEDPSPELAALFERLVPEPVRSALESAKVAVIVADGPLARLPFEALVVAPGRYWLDAGPAVRYAPSATTLATLASRPPVPAERGVLTVSDPSYARAGASRWKPLPGTREESRAVSAAFRRTESLSGDRADEPGVRRALPNRWYVHLAVHGAVDYGRGDLVAGLALTPPAALARSGENDGMLQLYELYEMDLRSELAVLSACASGAGAAVEGESVFALARGFLARGARRVVATQWKVEDASAAALVGAFFGNLAREKSPDFTSALAEAKRKVRANPATAAPFYWAAFVLTGSR, via the coding sequence ATGCGTTCGTTCCTGCCCCTGCTCGCGATCCTCGCCGTCGCACCCGCGGCCCTCGCCGCGCCCCCCGGCCTCGCCGAGCTCCCCGCCCGCCTCGACGCGCTCGAGCGCTCGACCGACCCGGCCGCCGCGGCCGCGTCGATGGACGAGCTCGGCATCGAGGTCGCGCAGACGGGCGCCGAAGGGTCGATCGCGGCCGCGGAGGGGTGTTTCCGGCGTGCGCTGGCGGTCCGCACGAACGCCTTCGGCGAGCGCCATCCCGAGACCGCGAAGAGCTGGTCCACCCTCTCGGATTTCGCCTACGTGCTCGGCAACTGGGAAGACGCGGAGGCCCACGAGCGCACGGCCCTCGCGATCCGGCGGGACACGCTTCCGGCCGGAGACCCGGCGATCGCGGCGAGCCTGGACAGCCTCGGGATCGTCCTGCTCCGGATGGGGAGGCTCGGCGAAGCCGAGGCGCTGCTGGCCGAAGCCGAGAAGATCCGCGTGGGCGATGCATCGGGCGATCCCGCCAAGCTCGCCGAGACGCGCAACTCCCTCGCCGAGCTCTACCGCCAGCAGGACCGGCTCGACGAGTCCGAGGCGGTCTTCCGGCGCGCGCTCGCGAAGCTCGCCGGCGGACCCGATCCGACCGGGGTGGCGGCGCGGCTGGAGAACAACCTCGCGGGGCTGCTGAAGGACCGCGGGCGGCTCGCGGAGGCCGAGGACCTCGTGCGCCGCTCCCTCGAGAAACGCGAGCGGGCGGAGGAGCCCGACGACGGCGCGATGTCGGTGGGGCTGCTGAACCTCGCGGAGATCCTGCGCCTCCAGGGAAACCCGGACGGGGCGGAGCCGCTCTACCTGCGCTCGCTCGAGCTCGCGCGCAAGGCTCTCGGCCCGGGCAACCCCGACCTGTCGACGCACCTCGGCCAGCTCGCGGTCCTGTATCGGGACTCCGGGCGACGCACCCGCGCGAGGGAGCTGTTCGACGAGGCGCAACGGCTGCTGGCCGGTACCGTGGGCGAGGAACATCCGCTCACGGCACAGATCCTCGACGACCGGGGCCGCCTCGAGGAGATGGCGGAGCGGAAGGACGAGGCGGCCGCGCTCTACCGGCGGGCCCTCGCGATCCGCGAGGCGATCTTCGGGGCGGACCACTTCGACACGGCGTCGACGCGGGCGTCGCTCGCACGGGTGCTCGGCTCGATCGAGGAAGCGGGGAAGGCGATCGATGCCCTCGAGCGGCTGGCGGCGTATCCCGACGTCGTCGCACGGACGCGACGTCTTCGGGCGACGCTGCTGCGATCGCGGGGCGATCTCGCCGAGGCGGAGCGGGACCTGACCGCGGCGGCGGGCGCGATCGAAACGCTTCGCCGCGACGCCGGTGGAGGAGAGACGGCCCGCTCGGCGGCGCTGGCGCGGCACCGCGAGACCTTCGTCGAGCTGATCGACCTGCTCGCCTCCCAGGGGCGGTTCTCCGAGGCGTTCGCGTGGAGCGAGCGCGCGCGGGCCCGCGCGCTCCTCGACCAGCTCGAAGCGGCGAACGTGGACGTCCGCTCGGGGATCGCCGGGGATCGTCGGAAGGAGCTCGAGGCGAAAGAGCGCGCCGCGAGGACGCGTCTGGCCGAGGCGCAGGCGCGCCTCGGATCCGTGCCGTTCCGGACGGACCTGCCGGAGGAGCGGCGGCGTGCGCTCGCGGAGGCCGCGCGCGCCGAGGCGGCCGATGCGGCGGCGGCGCTTCGACAGGTGCGCGAGGAGACCCTCAACGCCAGCGCGTTGTGGCGCGAGGCGACGGGGGGCCCCGCCGCGAACCCCGACGCGGTGCTTCGCCCCGACGAAGTGATGCTCGCCTACGTCGTCGGCGAAGCGTCGTCGTGGGCGTTCGTGGTGAAGCCAGGGGCTCCGCCGACGGCGGTGTCGCTCGGCCGCGAGGGCAGGCGCAGCGCGCTCGACGATGCGCTCGAAGGACCGGCCGGCGTGCTGGACCGCATCTCCCGGCCTCCGCGGGCGGGGTTCGACGAGGATCCCTCCCCCGAGCTCGCGGCGTTGTTCGAACGGCTCGTCCCCGAGCCGGTCCGGTCCGCGCTCGAATCGGCGAAGGTCGCGGTGATCGTCGCCGACGGCCCCCTCGCGCGGCTCCCGTTCGAGGCGCTCGTCGTCGCGCCCGGGCGGTACTGGCTCGACGCCGGGCCCGCGGTCCGCTACGCGCCCTCGGCGACGACGCTGGCGACCCTCGCGTCCCGGCCGCCGGTCCCCGCCGAACGCGGGGTGCTGACGGTCTCGGATCCGTCGTACGCGCGCGCCGGCGCCTCCCGTTGGAAACCGCTGCCGGGGACCCGCGAGGAGTCCCGGGCCGTCTCCGCGGCGTTTCGCAGGACGGAATCGCTGTCGGGCGACCGGGCCGACGAGCCGGGGGTGCGCCGGGCTCTCCCGAACCGGTGGTACGTCCACCTCGCCGTGCACGGTGCGGTCGATTACGGGCGCGGCGACCTTGTCGCGGGTCTCGCCCTCACGCCCCCCGCGGCCCTCGCGCGCAGCGGCGAGAACGACGGGATGCTGCAGCTCTACGAGCTCTACGAGATGGACCTCCGCAGCGAGCTGGCCGTGTTGTCCGCATGCGCGTCCGGTGCGGGCGCGGCGGTCGAGGGCGAGAGCGTCTTCGCGCTGGCGCGCGGGTTTCTCGCCCGCGGGGCCCGCCGAGTCGTCGCGACGCAGTGGAAGGTCGAGGATGCGTCGGCGGCGGCGCTCGTCGGCGCGTTCTTCGGAAACCTGGCCCGCGAGAAGTCGCCCGACTTCACCTCCGCGCTCGCGGAGGCGAAGCGCAAGGTGAGGGCGAACCCCGCGACGGCCGCGCCGTTCTACTGGGCCGCGTTCGTGCTGACCGGCAGCCGCTAG